A single genomic interval of Mangifera indica cultivar Alphonso chromosome 5, CATAS_Mindica_2.1, whole genome shotgun sequence harbors:
- the LOC123215558 gene encoding probable arabinosyltransferase ARAD1 isoform X2, translating to MYGKVAISLIFVVLLIVTYSIFIGTVDIRSYFFPLLQSPSVALSCATTNAPLKVYMYDLPRRFHVGMLDHRSPDDLPVTKENLPPWPHNWGVKRQHSVEYWLMASLLYDDGNGEAREAVRVLDPETADAFFVPFFSSLSFNSHGHNMTDPDTEIDHQLQIEVLEYLQKSKYWLRSEGRDHVIPMTHPNAFRFLREQVNASILIVVDFGRYPRSLSNLSKDVVSPYVHIVESFSDDDPPDPFESRTTLLFFRGNTARKDEGKVRAKLAKLLAGNDDVYYEHSTATTTSIKEETLHHRAGCSMLL from the exons ATGTATGGAAAGGTTGCAATTTCTCTCATTTTCGTCGTTCTTCTCATCGTGACTTACTCAATTTTCATTGGAACCGTCGATATTCGATCGTACTTTTTTCCTTTACTACAGTCACCCTCCGTCGCACTCTCCTGTGCAACCACCAATGCTCCTCTTAAAGTCTACATGTACGACCTCCCGAGGAGGTTCCACGTTGGCATGTTGGACCACCGGAGTCCTGACGACTTGCCGGTGACCAAGGAGAATCTTCCTCCTTGGCCGCATAATTGGGGCGTGAAACGACAGCATAGTGTGGAGTATTGGCTTATGGCTTCGCTCTTGTACGACGATGGAAACGGTGAAGCGAGAGAGGCGGTTAGGGTTTTGGATCCAGAAACTGCCGATGCATTTTTCGTGccctttttttcttccttgagtTTTAATTCTCATGGCCATAATATGACGGATCCAGATACCGAGATTGACCACCAACTGCAG ATTGAAGTACTGGAATATTtgcaaaaatccaaatactGGCTGAGGTCAGAAGGCAGAGACCATGTAATTCCTATGACACATCCAAATGCTTTCAGATTTCTTCGAGAGCAAGTGAATGCATCAATTCTTATTGTTGTAGATTTTGGTCGCTACCCTAGGAGCTTGTCTAATCTGAGCAAAGATGTGGTGTCCCCGTATGTACACATTGTGGAATCCTTTTCAGATGATGACCCTCCAGACCCATTTGAGTCTCGCACCACATTGCTCTTCTTCCGGGGGAATACAGCCAGAAAAGAT GAAGGCAAAGTTCGTGCTAAATTGGCGAAGTTATTAGCTGGTAATGATGATGTTTACTACGAGCATAGTACAGCCACAACAACAAGCATTAAAGAG GAGACACTCCATCATCGTGCCGGCTGTTCGATGCTATTGTGA
- the LOC123215558 gene encoding probable arabinosyltransferase ARAD1 isoform X1: MYGKVAISLIFVVLLIVTYSIFIGTVDIRSYFFPLLQSPSVALSCATTNAPLKVYMYDLPRRFHVGMLDHRSPDDLPVTKENLPPWPHNWGVKRQHSVEYWLMASLLYDDGNGEAREAVRVLDPETADAFFVPFFSSLSFNSHGHNMTDPDTEIDHQLQIEVLEYLQKSKYWLRSEGRDHVIPMTHPNAFRFLREQVNASILIVVDFGRYPRSLSNLSKDVVSPYVHIVESFSDDDPPDPFESRTTLLFFRGNTARKDEGKVRAKLAKLLAGNDDVYYEHSTATTTSIKESTRGMRSSKFCLNPAGDTPSSCRLFDAIVSHCVPVIVSDRIELPFEDEIDYTQFSVIFSVKEALQPGYLVNQLRQFPKERWIEMWRHLKNISHHYEFQYPPKKEDAINMLWRQVRYKLPAVHLARHRQRRLKVPDWWRRR, encoded by the exons ATGTATGGAAAGGTTGCAATTTCTCTCATTTTCGTCGTTCTTCTCATCGTGACTTACTCAATTTTCATTGGAACCGTCGATATTCGATCGTACTTTTTTCCTTTACTACAGTCACCCTCCGTCGCACTCTCCTGTGCAACCACCAATGCTCCTCTTAAAGTCTACATGTACGACCTCCCGAGGAGGTTCCACGTTGGCATGTTGGACCACCGGAGTCCTGACGACTTGCCGGTGACCAAGGAGAATCTTCCTCCTTGGCCGCATAATTGGGGCGTGAAACGACAGCATAGTGTGGAGTATTGGCTTATGGCTTCGCTCTTGTACGACGATGGAAACGGTGAAGCGAGAGAGGCGGTTAGGGTTTTGGATCCAGAAACTGCCGATGCATTTTTCGTGccctttttttcttccttgagtTTTAATTCTCATGGCCATAATATGACGGATCCAGATACCGAGATTGACCACCAACTGCAG ATTGAAGTACTGGAATATTtgcaaaaatccaaatactGGCTGAGGTCAGAAGGCAGAGACCATGTAATTCCTATGACACATCCAAATGCTTTCAGATTTCTTCGAGAGCAAGTGAATGCATCAATTCTTATTGTTGTAGATTTTGGTCGCTACCCTAGGAGCTTGTCTAATCTGAGCAAAGATGTGGTGTCCCCGTATGTACACATTGTGGAATCCTTTTCAGATGATGACCCTCCAGACCCATTTGAGTCTCGCACCACATTGCTCTTCTTCCGGGGGAATACAGCCAGAAAAGAT GAAGGCAAAGTTCGTGCTAAATTGGCGAAGTTATTAGCTGGTAATGATGATGTTTACTACGAGCATAGTACAGCCACAACAACAAGCATTAAAGAG TCCACACGAGGGATGCGTTCTTCAAAGTTCTGTTTGAATCCTGCAGGAGACACTCCATCATCGTGCCGGCTGTTCGATGCTATTGTGAGCCACTGTGTTCCAGTAATTGTGAGTGACCGGATTGAGCTCCCTTTTGAGGATGAAATTGATTACACCCAATTCTCAGTTATCTTTTCTGTGAAAGAGGCTTTGCAACCTGGTTACTTGGTTAATCAGCTCAGACAATTTCCAAAAGAGAGATGGATTGAAATGTGGAGACATCTTAAGAACATCTCACATCACTATGAATTCCAGTATCCCCCCAAGAAAGAAGATGCCATCAATATGCTATGGAGACAGGTTAGATACAAACTTCCTGCAGTCCATCTTGCTCGACATAGACAACGAAGGTTGAAAGTACCAGATTGGTGGAGGAGAAGATGA